In Luteimonas viscosa, the following proteins share a genomic window:
- a CDS encoding alpha-ketoacid dehydrogenase subunit beta, protein MKAAVSQETKDGVQAGQAKAITLIEAITQALAWEMRNDDSVVVLGEDVGVNGGVFRATAGLQQRFGADRVLDTPLDETTIAGLTVGMAAMGMKPVAEAQFDGFVYPMLDHIICHAVRFRYRTRGRLTCPMVLRVPWGGGIRAPEHHSEANEAMFTNVPGLRVVLPSSPARAYGLLLAAIREPDPVIYFEPKRIYRQYKEVVPDDGEALPLDVCYVLRDGSDVTLVTWGAQVKETLEAAEQLAADGISAEVIDVATLKPLDFATIAESVAKTGRCVIVHEAPRTAGFGAEIAARLAEHSMYDLVAPVERVTGYDTHMPLFRLEMKYMPGTDRIVAAARRTLAAS, encoded by the coding sequence ATGAAAGCCGCGGTCAGCCAGGAAACGAAGGACGGCGTCCAGGCCGGGCAGGCGAAGGCGATCACCCTGATCGAGGCCATCACCCAGGCGCTGGCCTGGGAGATGCGCAACGACGACTCGGTGGTGGTGCTGGGCGAGGACGTCGGCGTCAACGGCGGCGTGTTCCGCGCCACCGCCGGCCTGCAGCAGCGCTTCGGCGCCGACCGCGTGCTCGACACGCCGCTGGACGAAACCACCATCGCCGGACTCACCGTCGGCATGGCGGCGATGGGCATGAAACCCGTGGCCGAGGCCCAGTTCGACGGCTTCGTCTACCCGATGCTCGACCACATCATCTGCCACGCGGTGCGTTTCCGCTATCGCACGCGCGGCCGCCTGACCTGCCCGATGGTGCTGCGCGTGCCCTGGGGCGGTGGCATCCGCGCGCCCGAGCACCACAGCGAGGCCAACGAGGCGATGTTCACCAACGTGCCCGGCCTGCGGGTGGTGCTGCCGTCCTCGCCCGCGCGCGCCTACGGCCTGCTGCTGGCCGCGATCCGCGAGCCGGACCCGGTGATCTACTTCGAGCCCAAGCGCATCTACCGGCAGTACAAGGAAGTCGTGCCCGACGACGGCGAGGCGCTGCCACTGGACGTGTGCTACGTGCTGCGCGACGGCAGCGACGTCACCCTGGTCACCTGGGGCGCGCAGGTCAAGGAAACGCTCGAGGCGGCGGAACAGCTGGCCGCCGACGGCATCAGCGCCGAGGTGATCGACGTCGCCACGCTCAAGCCGCTGGATTTCGCCACCATCGCTGAATCGGTGGCCAAGACCGGCCGCTGCGTGATCGTGCACGAGGCGCCGCGTACCGCGGGCTTCGGCGCCGAGATCGCGGCGCGCCTGGCCGAGCATTCGATGTACGACCTGGTCGCGCCGGTCGAACGCGTCACCGGTTACGACACGCACATGCCGCTGTTCCGGCTGGAGATGAAGTACATGCCGGGCACCGACCGGATCGTCGCCGCGGCCAGGCGCACCCTGGCGGCAAGTTGA
- a CDS encoding SH3 domain-containing protein yields the protein MARARATSVHRAPDRPALRIGIGDRVVLGERDDEWPQFVWATATGIGGWIPATLFDAEHGPATALAAYDTTELDVDPGEPLVLHHELADWWWVENTRGARGWVPARKIERID from the coding sequence ATGGCGCGCGCCCGCGCCACGTCCGTCCATCGCGCGCCGGACCGGCCGGCATTGCGGATCGGGATCGGCGACCGCGTGGTGCTCGGCGAGCGGGACGACGAATGGCCGCAGTTCGTCTGGGCGACCGCCACCGGCATCGGCGGCTGGATCCCGGCCACGCTGTTCGACGCCGAGCACGGTCCCGCGACCGCGCTGGCCGCTTACGACACCACCGAGCTCGATGTCGATCCGGGCGAGCCGCTCGTCCTGCATCACGAACTGGCCGACTGGTGGTGGGTGGAAAACACGCGCGGCGCCCGGGGCTGGGTCCCGGCGCGCAAGATCGAACGCATCGACTGA